The following proteins come from a genomic window of Streptomyces sp. GS7:
- a CDS encoding prenyltransferase/squalene oxidase repeat-containing protein: MTSPGRTERLVLPGVLTAEQAARTVAGILATQRADGAIPWFRGHHLDPWDHTEAAMALDAAGEHERAEAAYDWLVRHQNPDGSWYAAYADGDAAAPTDRGRESNFCAYIAVGVWHHYLSTGDETFLDRMWPAVHAAIEYVLELQQPGGEIGWKREDDGTPVDDALLTGSSSVYQALRCALALAEQREEPQPDWELAVGRLGHAIRHHPERFLDKSRYSMDWYYPVLGGAVRGAAARERIDADWERFVVPGLGVRCVLPNPWVTGGESAELALALWAMGESERAVQILKWIQHLRAEDGMYWTGYVFDDDAIWPRELTSWTAGSLLLAVAALGGDEATTAVFGGERLPSGLAPDCCR; the protein is encoded by the coding sequence GTGACGAGTCCCGGGCGTACCGAACGGCTGGTCCTGCCGGGGGTGCTCACTGCCGAACAGGCGGCCCGCACGGTCGCCGGCATCCTGGCGACCCAGCGCGCGGACGGGGCGATCCCCTGGTTCCGCGGCCACCACCTCGACCCGTGGGACCACACCGAGGCCGCCATGGCGCTGGACGCCGCCGGCGAGCACGAGCGCGCCGAGGCCGCCTACGACTGGCTGGTCCGGCACCAGAACCCGGACGGCTCCTGGTACGCGGCCTACGCCGACGGCGACGCGGCGGCGCCCACCGACCGCGGCCGGGAGAGCAACTTCTGCGCGTACATCGCGGTCGGCGTCTGGCACCACTACCTGTCCACCGGGGACGAGACCTTCCTCGACCGGATGTGGCCCGCGGTCCACGCGGCGATCGAGTACGTGCTGGAACTCCAGCAGCCCGGCGGCGAGATCGGCTGGAAGCGCGAGGACGACGGCACCCCCGTCGACGACGCGCTGCTGACCGGCTCGTCCTCCGTCTACCAGGCGCTGCGCTGCGCGCTGGCGCTCGCCGAGCAGCGCGAGGAGCCGCAGCCGGACTGGGAACTGGCGGTCGGCCGCCTGGGGCACGCGATACGCCACCACCCGGAGCGGTTCCTCGACAAGTCCCGCTACTCCATGGACTGGTACTACCCGGTCCTGGGCGGCGCGGTGCGCGGCGCGGCGGCCCGGGAGCGGATCGACGCGGACTGGGAGCGCTTCGTCGTACCGGGCCTGGGAGTGCGCTGCGTGCTGCCCAACCCCTGGGTCACCGGCGGCGAGAGCGCCGAACTGGCGCTGGCGCTCTGGGCGATGGGGGAGTCCGAGCGGGCGGTGCAGATCCTGAAGTGGATCCAGCACCTGCGCGCCGAGGACGGGATGTACTGGACCGGCTACGTCTTCGACGACGACGCGATCTGGCCGCGGGAGCTGACCTCCTGGACGGCCGGTTCGCTGCTGCTGGCGGTGGCCGCCCTGGGCGGCGACGAAGCCACCACGGCGGTCTTCGGCGGTGAGCGGCTGCCGTCCGGGCTCGCCCCGGACTGCTGCCGGTAG